In Spirosoma aureum, a single genomic region encodes these proteins:
- a CDS encoding DUF4403 family protein: protein MIRSGRIQLPFALAMLLLMTQCQHINTEPPNTQGFDQPIPPMISYLAGPITFQLRELQDKINRELDPVLVGKDSKEGKKGSVLSFRVERSGPVHIQYINQQILLSAPLQLWLTKPFSSDDTPPKKPFCALNVNFQSPLSVTPNWRLSSKVKFTNYQWITEPEIRLLGKEISLTNFAQKILEKHRTSIEKAIDSAVYKDLRLDKTVNPIWQDIQKPLLINEQYGLWLIPKPVSVAASPITGNTKAITTHLRIAFETQTALKPKEPIRPKVPLPQLQKRDTVAQTSDLHVISFIPYADINRMLARTFAKEPQKLALGMLTIKKVSVYGGQHALLVKAEVSGLIDGILYLRGRPAFDTTTNTLHIQNLDFDSTTDNALSKISNSIVHDGLRKLLEGMLIIPLGDQIAQLPKKINEAFEKGPGKKMDMGIQSFEFVPQKIAILPDGIQALIHVKSKVGVQIQKL from the coding sequence ATGATACGATCAGGAAGAATCCAGTTGCCTTTTGCGCTGGCGATGCTTCTGTTAATGACGCAATGCCAGCATATAAATACCGAACCTCCCAACACGCAAGGGTTTGATCAACCGATACCGCCCATGATTTCGTATCTGGCTGGCCCCATTACGTTTCAGCTACGTGAATTGCAGGACAAAATCAACCGCGAACTTGATCCGGTTCTGGTGGGTAAGGATTCGAAAGAGGGGAAAAAAGGGAGTGTATTGTCGTTTAGGGTAGAACGTTCAGGACCGGTACACATTCAGTATATCAATCAACAGATTTTACTTTCTGCTCCGCTGCAACTTTGGCTGACTAAACCATTCAGCTCTGATGATACGCCACCCAAGAAGCCATTTTGCGCCTTAAATGTCAACTTTCAAAGCCCCCTAAGTGTGACCCCAAACTGGCGGCTTTCCAGTAAGGTTAAATTTACCAATTACCAATGGATCACGGAACCAGAAATTCGGCTGCTGGGTAAAGAAATCTCGTTGACAAATTTTGCCCAGAAAATACTGGAAAAGCATCGAACATCGATCGAAAAAGCTATTGATTCGGCGGTTTATAAGGATTTACGGCTCGATAAAACGGTAAACCCAATCTGGCAGGATATTCAAAAACCCCTGTTGATCAACGAACAGTATGGTTTGTGGTTAATACCCAAGCCGGTCAGTGTTGCGGCCAGTCCTATCACGGGAAATACAAAAGCAATAACTACACATCTGCGCATTGCTTTTGAGACACAGACAGCTTTAAAACCCAAAGAACCCATTCGACCTAAAGTTCCGCTCCCTCAGTTACAGAAACGGGACACGGTAGCACAAACCTCTGATTTACACGTCATTAGTTTTATTCCATATGCAGATATCAATCGAATGTTGGCACGTACCTTCGCGAAGGAACCGCAAAAATTGGCACTTGGCATGCTGACGATCAAAAAGGTATCGGTGTATGGTGGGCAGCATGCCCTGCTTGTTAAAGCTGAAGTTAGTGGACTGATCGATGGAATTCTTTATCTGCGTGGCCGTCCGGCGTTTGATACGACAACAAATACACTGCATATTCAGAATCTGGACTTCGATAGTACAACGGACAATGCCCTCTCGAAAATCTCCAATTCGATTGTGCACGACGGGTTACGCAAGTTATTGGAAGGCATGCTGATTATTCCGCTTGGAGATCAGATCGCGCAGTTACCTAAGAAAATTAATGAGGCCTTTGAAAAAGGGCCGGGCAAAAAGATGGACATGGGCATTCAGTCCTTTGAGTTTGTTCCTCAGAAAATAGCCATCCTACCCGATGGTATTCAGGCGTTGATTCACGTTAAATCTAAAGTTGGCGTTCAGATTCAAAAATTGTAA
- a CDS encoding GNAT family N-acetyltransferase: MNHALISTATEQDIAALNQLVNSAYRGDSSRKGWTTEADLLGGIRTDEEGLRAMLQNRAATVLKYEEDSQLLGCVYLERKDTGTKYSDLYLGMLTVSPDAQAKGIGRKLLEAAEQLAVEQKSRAVTMTVITVRHELIAWYQRRGYQATGEMKPFPTDPRFGLPRQQLEFIVMEKRMPLSENVKASQS; the protein is encoded by the coding sequence ATGAACCATGCGCTTATTTCTACAGCTACCGAACAGGACATTGCTGCATTAAACCAACTGGTCAATAGTGCTTATCGGGGCGATAGCTCCCGCAAAGGATGGACGACGGAAGCGGACTTACTGGGTGGCATTCGAACCGATGAAGAAGGACTGAGAGCCATGCTGCAGAATAGAGCGGCAACTGTACTGAAATATGAGGAGGATAGCCAGTTGCTGGGATGTGTGTATCTGGAGCGAAAAGATACCGGCACGAAATATTCCGATTTATACCTGGGTATGTTAACCGTATCGCCGGATGCGCAGGCCAAAGGGATTGGCCGGAAATTGCTGGAAGCTGCCGAACAACTGGCTGTTGAGCAAAAGAGCCGGGCTGTAACGATGACAGTAATTACCGTCAGACACGAGCTGATTGCCTGGTATCAGCGACGCGGTTACCAGGCAACCGGTGAAATGAAGCCATTTCCTACTGATCCTCGTTTTGGTCTTCCCAGGCAACAGCTTGAGTTTATAGTCATGGAAAAACGAATGCCACTGTCAGAAAACGTAAAGGCCAGCCAATCATAA
- a CDS encoding RidA family protein, translating to MKINFVLFTLFVFAFVNYSHGQTPEQTLTKMGVELFAPTKSAGNYVKAVRSGNLVFLAGHVSTRADGTGITGKLGKDLTVDQGYEAARTTTISLLSTLKAELGELALVRRIVKVTGFVNSTPDFTDQPKVINGCSDLLVALFGDKGKHARSAVGMAALPSNYAVEIEMIVEIERQ from the coding sequence ATGAAAATCAACTTCGTACTCTTCACACTGTTCGTATTCGCCTTTGTCAATTACTCACACGGGCAAACACCCGAACAGACGCTGACGAAAATGGGCGTCGAGTTATTTGCTCCAACCAAATCGGCTGGCAATTATGTAAAAGCGGTGCGGTCGGGCAATCTGGTATTTCTGGCCGGGCACGTATCCACCCGCGCCGACGGGACAGGAATCACGGGTAAACTTGGCAAAGACCTGACTGTCGATCAAGGGTATGAAGCGGCCAGAACAACAACCATTTCGCTGCTCTCTACACTAAAAGCCGAACTGGGAGAGCTTGCTCTTGTCAGGCGTATTGTAAAAGTTACTGGATTTGTCAACTCAACACCCGACTTCACCGATCAGCCCAAAGTCATCAATGGCTGTTCTGATTTGCTGGTAGCCCTTTTCGGCGATAAAGGGAAACATGCCCGCTCGGCTGTTGGCATGGCCGCCTTACCATCAAACTATGCCGTTGAGATTGAAATGATTGTAGAAATAGAAAGACAGTAG
- a CDS encoding DUF3822 family protein: protein MQITVTLTPTVTIRSNSFDPARTAKSVLCLEVGRDRFRFMVQDARRRGCYLEDYTFPSLLTDRPLTEVLPDVFRSHPVLSAGPWQEIRIGINSSSFTLIPKPLFRKEYASSYLAMMRGNALPAHEFAKSYTHDSEGFLSVFNLEHQLVDFFSGAYPLQPSVFIHQTGSLIQATADLDRLLLSPQNVWLYFEDEFVTVIYRREHQLCYCNRFGYKNVQDLAYYLLYVLDEQNLNPEETTIFLYGEITPFAEAYTELSRFMPNLVFGHTPSSLTLADEFEELLEHRYLSLYGLSLLTE, encoded by the coding sequence GTGCAAATCACTGTGACCCTCACTCCAACCGTAACTATCCGTTCTAATTCGTTCGATCCTGCGAGGACGGCCAAATCAGTGTTATGTCTGGAAGTTGGTCGTGACCGATTTCGGTTTATGGTTCAGGATGCACGTCGGCGGGGTTGCTATCTTGAAGATTATACATTTCCATCATTACTGACCGATCGCCCGCTTACCGAAGTGTTACCGGATGTGTTTCGTAGCCATCCTGTGCTGTCGGCTGGCCCCTGGCAGGAAATTCGAATTGGGATTAACTCGTCATCATTTACGCTTATACCCAAACCGCTCTTTCGAAAAGAATATGCCAGTAGCTATCTGGCCATGATGCGGGGCAATGCATTACCAGCCCACGAATTTGCGAAATCATATACGCACGATAGTGAAGGGTTTCTGTCAGTCTTTAACCTGGAGCATCAACTTGTTGATTTCTTTTCGGGAGCCTATCCATTACAACCGTCCGTATTTATTCACCAGACAGGCTCACTAATTCAGGCTACTGCCGATTTGGATCGACTGTTACTGTCGCCCCAAAATGTCTGGCTATATTTCGAAGATGAGTTCGTTACGGTGATCTATCGCCGGGAGCATCAACTATGCTATTGCAATCGATTCGGGTATAAAAATGTACAGGACCTGGCGTATTACTTACTGTACGTATTGGATGAACAGAATCTGAATCCCGAAGAGACTACAATTTTCCTGTACGGAGAAATTACGCCTTTTGCGGAAGCATATACCGAATTAAGCCGATTTATGCCCAATCTGGTATTTGGTCATACGCCATCAAGCCTGACATTAGCTGATGAATTTGAAGAACTGCTTGAACATCGCTATTTAAGTCTATACGGACTTTCTTTGTTGACTGAATGA
- a CDS encoding winged helix DNA-binding domain-containing protein produces the protein MTDSAINQHRLASHQITQSAFTKPVDVVTWFGAMQAQDFLAAKWALGLRLPGSTEGTIEQAIADRSIIRTWAMRGTLHLIAADDIRWLLNLLRPRLYVACSSLLRKLELDEKTLVKSYEAMARAMQGGKQLIRSELKDALEQVGIQTHDLRINGLLVRAAFDGLICCGVRRGSENTYTLLDEWVPATKSMGRDEALAELTKRYFMSHGPATIQDFVWWSGLTVAEAKTGLSMINAQLAQETTNGKTYWSAQQEPNFQDTSLVVHLLPSFDEYLVGYKDRSAALGALDIKQVVSTGNGIFNPILVIGGRVVGTWKRTVKKNSVSIDPTLFYPLTEKQQQAFAVTCQRYGHFKGLNAVWPVEVGVAIH, from the coding sequence ATGACAGATTCAGCTATAAATCAGCATCGACTAGCCAGTCATCAAATTACCCAATCGGCATTCACGAAACCTGTTGACGTGGTTACCTGGTTCGGGGCAATGCAGGCACAGGATTTTCTCGCGGCAAAATGGGCGCTGGGCCTCCGTCTGCCAGGTAGCACTGAAGGAACCATTGAGCAGGCTATTGCCGATCGATCGATAATTCGTACCTGGGCAATGCGGGGTACACTGCATCTGATTGCCGCTGATGACATTCGCTGGTTACTGAATCTGCTCAGACCCCGGCTTTATGTGGCATGTTCGAGTCTACTACGGAAACTTGAACTCGATGAAAAAACGCTGGTTAAAAGTTACGAAGCGATGGCTCGGGCCATGCAGGGAGGTAAGCAACTCATTCGAAGTGAATTGAAGGACGCACTTGAGCAGGTCGGTATACAAACGCACGATCTACGCATTAACGGCCTACTGGTGCGAGCCGCATTCGACGGATTAATCTGCTGCGGAGTCAGGCGAGGGAGCGAAAACACCTACACATTGCTTGATGAATGGGTTCCCGCTACGAAATCGATGGGACGCGACGAAGCATTGGCCGAACTGACGAAACGGTATTTTATGAGCCATGGGCCAGCCACCATACAGGATTTTGTCTGGTGGTCGGGCCTGACCGTGGCCGAAGCCAAGACCGGACTATCGATGATCAACGCACAGCTTGCGCAGGAAACAACGAATGGAAAAACATATTGGAGTGCTCAACAAGAACCCAATTTTCAGGATACATCACTGGTCGTTCATTTGCTACCGTCTTTCGACGAGTATCTGGTGGGCTATAAAGATCGTAGTGCTGCACTCGGTGCGCTTGATATTAAGCAGGTCGTAAGTACCGGCAATGGCATATTCAACCCGATACTGGTTATCGGTGGGCGGGTTGTTGGTACCTGGAAACGAACCGTTAAAAAGAATAGCGTGTCAATTGATCCAACGCTCTTTTATCCGTTAACGGAAAAGCAGCAGCAAGCCTTTGCGGTTACCTGTCAACGATATGGTCACTTCAAGGGCCTCAATGCTGTATGGCCCGTTGAGGTTGGTGTGGCAATACACTAA
- a CDS encoding M90 family metallopeptidase, with translation MLILIGVVVLLAGWLIWRNRQQKKQDLVPLPTNYPQLLQDYVPYYRSLSNDKKKLFEDRINHFLHHIRIEGVGTNVDEIDKVLVASSAIIPIFGFSDWYYPLTDVLLYEDRFNEAYETSGDGRNILGMVGEGGALKSAMVLSKPALHEGFANETSKGNTGIHEFVHLLDKVDGATDGLPEYLLEKSHIKPWLQLIHKSIDAIKANHSDINPYGITNEAEFFAVVSEYFFKRPDLLHEKHPELFARLEEIFHQNPSAPTKEFTL, from the coding sequence ATGCTCATTCTAATCGGTGTCGTTGTGCTTCTAGCAGGTTGGTTGATCTGGCGAAACAGGCAACAGAAAAAACAGGACCTGGTACCTCTACCAACCAATTATCCGCAACTTTTGCAGGACTATGTTCCATATTATCGATCACTAAGCAACGATAAAAAGAAGCTGTTCGAAGATCGGATCAATCATTTTCTGCATCATATCCGAATCGAAGGTGTTGGAACAAACGTCGATGAAATTGATAAGGTACTGGTAGCCAGTAGTGCCATTATTCCAATTTTTGGTTTCAGCGATTGGTACTATCCATTAACCGATGTTCTGCTCTATGAAGATCGGTTTAATGAAGCCTACGAAACCTCGGGCGATGGACGGAATATTCTGGGAATGGTGGGCGAAGGCGGGGCCTTAAAAAGCGCAATGGTTCTCTCGAAACCGGCGCTCCATGAAGGATTTGCCAATGAAACCAGTAAAGGAAATACGGGCATTCATGAGTTTGTTCACCTTCTCGATAAAGTCGATGGGGCCACCGATGGCCTGCCGGAATACCTGCTCGAAAAAAGCCATATTAAACCCTGGCTTCAACTGATTCACAAGAGCATCGATGCCATTAAAGCTAACCATTCCGATATCAATCCATACGGCATAACCAATGAAGCCGAGTTTTTTGCCGTGGTTTCCGAGTATTTCTTCAAACGTCCCGACCTGCTTCACGAAAAACACCCGGAGCTTTTCGCCCGACTGGAGGAGATCTTTCATCAGAATCCGTCTGCACCCACTAAAGAGTTTACATTGTAA
- a CDS encoding DUF3820 family protein produces MAEEIPHGDPTILKELIHYQMPFGKFKGRLIRELPVSYLEWFSQNGFPAGKLGMLLQTMYEIRLNGLEYLLNGLKNKPL; encoded by the coding sequence ATGGCAGAAGAGATACCGCATGGCGACCCCACTATATTGAAGGAGTTAATTCATTATCAGATGCCTTTTGGTAAGTTCAAGGGTCGACTAATCAGGGAGTTACCTGTTTCTTATCTGGAATGGTTTTCTCAGAACGGCTTTCCGGCCGGTAAACTGGGTATGCTGCTTCAAACTATGTACGAAATCAGGTTAAATGGACTGGAGTATTTGTTGAACGGATTAAAAAATAAACCCTTATGA
- a CDS encoding DinB family protein, protein MTQATEVKTPLTIAALISDYVVYNEWANKRLVEWLQTKPSGLMELEVPSSFPGIKGTLVHIWDTQRFWLAVLQQVEAPASFRQNGFYGTLDEAFDGLIDQSKEFTAYVKSLTDAELQEEVVLKTPWADGEEPRMSFIQHCMNHSTYHRGQLITIGHTIGLKDAPMTDYNFYRLIG, encoded by the coding sequence ATGACACAGGCAACCGAAGTAAAGACCCCTCTGACCATTGCAGCGCTGATCAGCGACTACGTTGTTTACAACGAATGGGCTAACAAACGGCTGGTCGAATGGCTCCAGACCAAGCCGTCGGGTTTGATGGAACTGGAAGTGCCATCCAGTTTCCCGGGTATTAAAGGAACGTTGGTGCATATCTGGGATACACAACGGTTCTGGCTTGCTGTTTTGCAACAGGTTGAAGCGCCAGCGTCATTTCGGCAAAACGGCTTTTATGGAACATTAGATGAAGCGTTTGATGGACTAATTGATCAATCGAAAGAGTTTACAGCCTATGTGAAATCGTTGACCGATGCCGAATTGCAGGAGGAAGTGGTCCTGAAAACACCCTGGGCTGACGGCGAAGAGCCACGTATGTCGTTTATTCAGCATTGCATGAACCACAGTACCTATCATCGGGGGCAGCTTATTACAATTGGTCATACTATTGGCCTGAAAGATGCCCCCATGACGGATTATAATTTTTATCGCCTGATTGGTTGA
- a CDS encoding NAD(P)/FAD-dependent oxidoreductase, with protein sequence MITTDICIIGAGPVGLFAVFEAGLLKMRCHLIDALPQVGGQLSEIYPQKPIYDIPGYPAINAQQLVDNLMEQIEPFHPTFTLGERVETLVRQADESFVITTNDGTSVHCQVVVIAGGLGCFEPRKPEILNLEQFEGKGVAYMVKNPEQLRDRRVVLAGGGDSALDWTVFLADVAKEVTLVHRSDSFRGAPDSAEKVFDLAKEGRINLVLQSNITSIHGNGHLQEVSITAKDKSVTNLAADNLIPLFGLTPKLGPIADWGLNIDKSAILVDTTDYSTNVERIYAIGDINTYPGKLKLILCGFHEAALMCQSAFRYVYPNQKLSFKYTTVNGIPTF encoded by the coding sequence ATGATTACCACAGATATTTGCATCATCGGCGCGGGCCCGGTTGGTCTGTTCGCTGTTTTTGAAGCTGGTTTATTAAAAATGCGCTGCCACCTGATCGATGCACTTCCACAGGTGGGCGGGCAGCTTTCCGAAATTTATCCACAGAAGCCTATTTACGACATTCCCGGTTATCCGGCCATCAACGCACAGCAATTGGTTGATAACCTGATGGAGCAGATCGAGCCGTTTCATCCTACGTTTACACTGGGTGAACGAGTCGAAACACTGGTACGTCAGGCCGATGAATCCTTTGTGATTACGACCAATGACGGCACCTCCGTTCATTGCCAGGTGGTGGTTATTGCCGGTGGGCTCGGTTGCTTTGAACCGCGCAAACCGGAAATCCTGAATCTGGAGCAGTTTGAAGGAAAAGGAGTTGCTTACATGGTTAAGAATCCAGAACAACTCCGCGACCGCCGGGTCGTACTGGCGGGTGGTGGCGACTCGGCCCTCGACTGGACCGTATTTCTGGCCGATGTAGCTAAAGAAGTGACGCTCGTTCACCGGAGCGATAGCTTCCGGGGTGCGCCCGATTCTGCCGAAAAAGTGTTTGACCTGGCCAAAGAGGGCCGAATCAATCTCGTCCTGCAATCCAACATTACCAGCATTCACGGTAACGGGCATTTGCAGGAAGTAAGCATAACGGCAAAAGACAAATCAGTAACCAATCTGGCTGCCGATAACCTGATACCGTTATTCGGTCTGACTCCCAAACTCGGACCGATTGCCGATTGGGGCCTTAACATCGACAAATCTGCCATTCTGGTCGATACGACCGATTACTCAACCAACGTTGAACGAATCTATGCCATCGGCGACATCAATACGTATCCCGGCAAACTGAAACTGATATTGTGCGGATTCCACGAAGCCGCGCTCATGTGCCAAAGCGCATTCAGGTACGTATATCCGAATCAGAAACTGAGTTTTAAATACACGACCGTCAACGGAATACCCACGTTTTAA
- a CDS encoding cupin domain-containing protein: MKPLFSLFFLFSAATIPVLTQSVDSGVYVWATSPISKKTTSKQRTLLEGTTTDFKHMKIHATTLPAHQAPHPAHKHDDEELIIIKEGKLTVTIEGKTKTLGAGSVALMMPGDEHGFENKGDTPVTYYVMRYESKEPKDLERGKKAGGSFWVDWDEVAFKQHDKGGIRRMFDRATAMTKRFEMHVTTLNQGLWSHPPHTHRAAEILLMTDNSAQESIDGKLFSATKGDLIFLESNVPHAIQNTSQGSCTYFAFQFE, encoded by the coding sequence ATGAAACCTCTCTTTTCGCTTTTCTTCCTGTTTAGTGCGGCAACCATACCTGTGTTAACCCAATCGGTCGATTCGGGCGTTTACGTCTGGGCCACATCTCCCATCAGTAAGAAGACTACCAGTAAGCAACGAACCCTTCTGGAAGGCACAACGACCGATTTCAAGCATATGAAGATCCACGCGACAACCTTACCGGCACATCAGGCACCGCACCCGGCTCACAAACACGACGATGAAGAACTGATCATCATTAAAGAAGGTAAACTGACCGTTACTATTGAAGGAAAAACCAAAACATTAGGCGCTGGCAGTGTCGCCCTGATGATGCCAGGAGACGAACACGGTTTCGAGAACAAAGGCGATACGCCCGTTACGTATTACGTGATGCGGTATGAATCGAAAGAACCGAAAGATCTTGAACGCGGCAAAAAAGCGGGTGGATCGTTCTGGGTCGATTGGGATGAAGTCGCGTTCAAACAACACGATAAAGGCGGCATCCGGCGTATGTTCGACCGGGCCACTGCCATGACCAAACGCTTCGAAATGCACGTCACGACTCTAAACCAAGGGTTATGGAGTCACCCGCCCCACACGCACCGGGCCGCTGAAATTCTGCTTATGACCGACAACTCAGCCCAGGAAAGTATTGATGGAAAGCTCTTTTCGGCCACCAAAGGCGACCTAATCTTTCTGGAATCCAATGTACCGCACGCCATCCAGAACACCAGTCAGGGTAGCTGTACTTATTTCGCGTTTCAGTTCGAGTGA
- a CDS encoding SDR family NAD(P)-dependent oxidoreductase has protein sequence MDLQLNNKIALVTGSTAGIGLATARKLLEEGAHVIITGRTEDRIQSIIQQLKGQLPDANVRGVAVDFSQKTAIDNLLKEVPEVDILVNNAGIFEPKAFVDIPDEDWFRFFEVNVMSGIRLARQYFPAMLSKGWGRILFISSESALQIPEEMIHYGMTKTAQLAVARGLAELTKGTAVTVNSVLPGPTASEGVQDFVADMARHQNKDRDQVEREFFQTARPTSLLQRFSTTDEVANMIVYLSSPLASATNGSAIRVDGGTVKAIV, from the coding sequence ATGGATCTACAACTCAACAACAAGATCGCGTTAGTAACCGGCTCAACTGCCGGTATCGGTCTGGCTACCGCGCGAAAACTCCTCGAAGAAGGTGCTCACGTAATCATTACCGGTCGTACCGAAGATCGTATTCAGTCGATTATTCAACAACTAAAGGGTCAGTTACCTGACGCCAATGTTCGCGGAGTAGCCGTTGATTTTTCGCAGAAAACAGCTATCGATAACCTTCTGAAGGAAGTTCCGGAGGTCGATATTCTGGTCAACAATGCGGGCATTTTCGAGCCAAAAGCCTTTGTCGATATTCCTGACGAAGACTGGTTCCGTTTTTTTGAAGTAAACGTGATGAGCGGTATACGGCTGGCGCGGCAGTATTTTCCGGCTATGCTGAGCAAAGGCTGGGGGCGAATTTTGTTCATCTCCAGCGAATCGGCGCTGCAAATTCCCGAAGAGATGATTCATTACGGAATGACCAAAACGGCTCAGTTAGCAGTAGCAAGAGGCCTGGCCGAATTAACGAAAGGCACAGCAGTGACGGTCAATTCGGTATTGCCTGGCCCGACAGCATCGGAGGGTGTTCAGGATTTCGTGGCTGATATGGCGAGGCACCAAAATAAAGACCGGGATCAGGTTGAACGGGAATTTTTCCAGACAGCCCGACCCACATCGCTACTTCAACGATTTTCCACTACAGATGAAGTTGCCAACATGATTGTGTATCTGAGCAGCCCACTTGCTTCTGCTACAAATGGCTCAGCCATTCGGGTTGATGGAGGCACAGTAAAAGCAATTGTCTAA
- a CDS encoding 2Fe-2S iron-sulfur cluster-binding protein: MIQFTIEDRDGERQTLEIPEGINLSLMEVLKASDYNILATCGGMALCATCHVQVLEGFDALPPARDAELDMLDTLPDADPDSRLACQLRVDESLEGGIFKIRGEEQ, from the coding sequence ATGATACAATTCACGATAGAAGACCGCGATGGCGAACGGCAAACGCTTGAAATTCCGGAAGGTATAAATCTGAGCCTGATGGAGGTCCTGAAAGCATCAGACTATAATATTCTGGCAACTTGTGGCGGTATGGCCCTTTGCGCGACCTGCCATGTGCAGGTCCTGGAAGGATTCGACGCACTACCACCCGCCCGTGATGCTGAATTAGATATGCTGGACACCCTGCCCGATGCCGACCCGGACAGCCGACTGGCCTGCCAGCTTCGTGTCGATGAATCCCTCGAAGGTGGTATTTTCAAAATAAGGGGAGAAGAACAGTAG
- the coaD gene encoding pantetheine-phosphate adenylyltransferase, producing MKRIALFPGSFDPFTKGHEDIVLRGLRLFDEVVIGIGRNARKERYFPLEQMMHLIEEAFRHYPAVRVMSYDDLTANVARKEGATFLLRGLRNTTDFEYENGISQVNRYVYEEVETVFLITSPHLAPISSSIIRDLHRYGQQVDEFLPYKLVNQPA from the coding sequence ATGAAACGAATCGCTCTGTTCCCTGGGTCCTTTGATCCATTCACCAAAGGCCACGAAGATATTGTTTTGCGGGGGCTACGCCTTTTCGATGAAGTTGTTATCGGTATTGGCCGTAACGCGCGTAAGGAACGCTATTTTCCCCTCGAACAGATGATGCACCTGATTGAGGAAGCGTTTCGGCATTACCCTGCTGTTCGGGTTATGAGTTACGATGATCTGACGGCTAATGTTGCTCGTAAAGAAGGAGCAACATTCCTGTTGAGGGGGTTGCGGAATACAACCGATTTTGAATATGAAAACGGAATATCGCAGGTTAACCGCTACGTTTACGAAGAAGTAGAGACCGTTTTTCTCATCACATCGCCCCATTTAGCGCCAATCAGTTCGAGCATAATTCGTGATCTGCATCGCTACGGTCAGCAGGTCGATGAATTTCTGCCGTATAAGTTAGTAAATCAGCCTGCCTAG
- a CDS encoding 3-keto-disaccharide hydrolase, which translates to MKPSIRKPIGVIKSLLITIVTLSIPLSAVAQVGVGTKAPIGAEVLFDGSRKMLDEKWTYWQGPRLAATLPIKWAIEKDPAGSGTVMNTNDPAAAGGKYGAADIVTKQTFRDFRLHVEFYVSKPGGNSGVYLQNRYEIQVFDGDTTSHGLGAVINESPSPYKLYTGAGKWNAYDIEFRAARFKDGKRTEPAMVTLYLNGKKAHTNQTINQVWGGPNSGIDGGNDGGKGITDTPGGLKLQAEGHDVLYRNIWIKELDIKQANTDF; encoded by the coding sequence ATGAAACCTAGTATCCGAAAACCAATTGGCGTAATAAAATCTCTACTGATCACTATAGTTACACTTAGCATTCCTTTAAGCGCTGTAGCTCAGGTGGGCGTTGGAACGAAAGCACCCATAGGAGCTGAAGTTTTATTTGATGGGTCGCGCAAGATGCTCGACGAAAAGTGGACTTATTGGCAGGGACCCCGTTTAGCGGCAACATTACCCATCAAATGGGCTATTGAAAAAGATCCGGCGGGTAGCGGAACCGTCATGAATACCAATGATCCGGCAGCTGCGGGTGGTAAATACGGTGCTGCCGACATTGTAACAAAGCAAACCTTTCGCGATTTCCGGCTGCATGTGGAGTTTTACGTGAGCAAACCGGGTGGCAACAGTGGCGTGTATCTGCAAAACCGCTATGAGATCCAGGTATTTGATGGTGATACAACCTCCCATGGGTTAGGCGCTGTAATCAATGAATCTCCATCGCCCTACAAACTCTATACAGGTGCTGGAAAGTGGAATGCGTATGATATTGAATTTCGGGCTGCCCGTTTCAAAGATGGCAAACGCACAGAACCTGCCATGGTGACCTTGTATTTAAATGGCAAAAAAGCACACACCAATCAGACGATCAATCAAGTCTGGGGAGGACCAAACTCGGGAATTGATGGCGGCAACGATGGTGGTAAAGGCATTACTGACACGCCCGGAGGTCTGAAATTACAAGCCGAAGGCCACGATGTGCTTTACCGGAATATCTGGATTAAAGAACTGGATATAAAACAGGCAAATACGGATTTTTAA